A window of Desulfovibrio sp. UIB00 genomic DNA:
TATTAAGGCCATCAATCAATGAAAGTGCAACAATATGTTCTGCCCCAGCACTGCGGATTGAGACTTTACGACCTTGACTGTCAAGGATGCTCAAGCCGTAGCTGTCATTAATTACAAGCCCACGATAGGCCTTTTGTGATATCATATTTATGAAAGCTTCATTTGCAAAATGCTCTACAATTTTGCGAAGGCGATCACGCAGGCGTTCGATGCTTACTTGAAAGATTTTTTCCAGAGCGGTTACCATTGATACTTTTAAAGTGCTTTTTTGTTTTCTGGCTCCAGCTAATCCTTCAATTGCTTTCTGAGAAACTAGAAGCTTCTCTTTCACTTGCTGGATGTCACAGCTTTTATTTTTAATAGATTCAGTTAATCGTCCTTCTTCTTTAAATTTATCATCTTTTAATACTCTTTTTCTTGCAAGCTCTGCAGTGTCATGCCCGGCTATCTGATCTTCAATCCGTGCTATTTCGTTCTCAGATTTTTGCATCTCAACTTCTGCGCTACGGATATCACGGTCAATTGAAATTAACCTTTCCTTTGCATTAACTCCCTTAATTTTATTGAGGATCTCGAGTTGAGCGGATATTGCATTTAGTTCTAGCTGCACATCCCGTTGCTGAAACTTTTTTGCTTCAAGCTTTCCGAATTTTGTTCCGAGTTGTTCGCGTAAATTCTCAGGAAAAGGTTGCTGGCATGTGGGGCATTCTTTTGTGCTGAGTATATTTTTTATGTTAGCTATCTCTGCGTCGAGGTGCGACTGCTTGACTAATGTATCATATAAATTTTTTTGGCGAGATGTAAGAATATCCCGTTTTGTATTCAGCTTTGCTGAAAGAAGATCTTTCCATGATTCTGCAAGCAAAGCCTTTCGCTCTATCTTTTTTCTTGAAGCAAGCTCTTGCTGTGTTTTAGCAGTATCTTTTGCAGCATCCAACTTGGCTTTTAAGGCTAAAACTGATGCTGCAGCGTCGAGATCGTCCTCTAGCTTTTCTCGTTCAATTTTTATACTTTCCAATCTCTTTTGTAGATCCTTGAGGTCTCCTTCGTGTGTGTCAAGCAGGGCGGTAAGGCTAGCATTTTTTTCGGCTTGTGCCTTAAGGCAATCGAATTGTGAAAGATCGTGATTTTGTCGTTTTTGTGCTGCTTTTAAAATAGCGCCAAGCTCATCTCTACCATTAATGAGCGCAGGAACCCCCAAAACTTGCTCAATCGCTTCTTTTATTTGCCTCCCTTGTTCACTACCTTCCACAAGCAACTCTTCATATTGATCAAGCAGTTCGCCATCGAAAAGAAAAAAACGGGAAAGTTGTTCGGGTGCTATTTTGTCTATTTCTGACTCAAACTGATCACCAC
This region includes:
- a CDS encoding AAA family ATPase translates to MKLIKLTMKNFMPYKGLNSIEFPMDDSRNIMLVLGDNMRGKTSLINALRWGFYNTAMGRHSRPIPLQNIINKDAAAEDDWEIEVHIVFEEEEHIYELRRTAEKRPQITCPTKPDDFIVTPFLSRDGVILRGDQFESEIDKIAPEQLSRFFLFDGELLDQYEELLVEGSEQGRQIKEAIEQVLGVPALINGRDELGAILKAAQKRQNHDLSQFDCLKAQAEKNASLTALLDTHEGDLKDLQKRLESIKIEREKLEDDLDAAASVLALKAKLDAAKDTAKTQQELASRKKIERKALLAESWKDLLSAKLNTKRDILTSRQKNLYDTLVKQSHLDAEIANIKNILSTKECPTCQQPFPENLREQLGTKFGKLEAKKFQQRDVQLELNAISAQLEILNKIKGVNAKERLISIDRDIRSAEVEMQKSENEIARIEDQIAGHDTAELARKRVLKDDKFKEEGRLTESIKNKSCDIQQVKEKLLVSQKAIEGLAGARKQKSTLKVSMVTALEKIFQVSIERLRDRLRKIVEHFANEAFINMISQKAYRGLVINDSYGLSILDSQGRKVSIRSAGAEHIVALSLIDGLNRTGRAIGPIIMDTPFGRLDPKHRDNIMNYLPKVSSQFVLLVHGGEIRPETDLASIKHKIGAAYEIMEVTDTQSRIERKK